The following are encoded together in the Bactrocera neohumeralis isolate Rockhampton chromosome 6, APGP_CSIRO_Bneo_wtdbg2-racon-allhic-juicebox.fasta_v2, whole genome shotgun sequence genome:
- the LOC126762054 gene encoding N-alpha-acetyltransferase daf-31 produces the protein MNIRCAKPDDLMSMQHCNLLCLPENYQMKYYFYHGLTWPQLSYVAEDDKGNIVGYVLAKMEEPEPGEESKHGHITSLAVKRSYRRLGLAQKLMNQASQAMVECFDAQYVSLHVRKSNRAALNLYTDSLKFKIIEIEPKYYADGEDAYAMRRDLSEFSKKENSDESALDTKGNTADGEKDKINYRQVLSHDHSGHDGHCC, from the coding sequence ATGAATATCCGCTGTGCTAAACCTGATGACTTGATGAGTATGCAGCACTGTAACTTGCTCTGCCTGCCTGAAAACTACCAAATGAAATATTACTTTTATCATGGGCTTACCTGGCCGCAGCTCAGCTATGTAGCTGAAGATGATAAAGGTAATATCGTTGGCTATGTGCTGGCCAAAATGGAGGAACCTGAACCTGGTGAAGAAAGTAAGCATGGTCACATTACATCATTGGCCGTAAAACGGTCCTACCGCCGACTTGGCTTAGCACAAAAATTGATGAATCAAGCCTCACAAGCGATGGTTGAGTGTTTTGATGCGCAATATGTTTCGCTGCATGTGCGTAAAAGCAACCGCGCCGCCCTAAATCTCTACACAGATTcgttgaaattcaaaataattgaaatcgaACCGAAATATTATGCCGATGGCGAAGATGCTTATGCGATGCGTCGTGATCTtagtgaattttcaaaaaaagaaaattccgACGAGTCGGCACTTGATACGAAAGGCAATACTGCAGATGGCGAAAAGGATAAAATCAACTATAGGCAAGTACTCTCGCATGATCACAGCGGACATGATGGACATTGTTGCTAA